A stretch of the Bdellovibrio sp. 22V genome encodes the following:
- a CDS encoding adenine phosphoribosyltransferase, whose amino-acid sequence MNLKSLIRDVPNFPKEGILFRDMSPLLQNPEAMNFVSQNLVKKVNLNQIDYFAGIESRGFILASHMAATHKKGFLPIRKAGKLPPPTKKISYALEYGTAEIELPLGKGNIMIVDDVLATGGTLQAAIDLSQSAGYNVASVAVLVNLTFLNQMKFNNEEVFSLVQY is encoded by the coding sequence ATGAATTTGAAAAGTTTGATTCGCGACGTTCCTAATTTTCCTAAAGAAGGTATTTTGTTTCGTGATATGTCTCCGCTTCTGCAGAATCCCGAAGCGATGAATTTCGTATCTCAGAACCTTGTGAAAAAAGTGAACTTGAATCAAATCGATTATTTTGCGGGCATTGAATCCCGCGGATTCATTCTTGCTTCGCACATGGCTGCCACTCATAAAAAAGGTTTTCTTCCGATTCGCAAGGCAGGGAAGCTGCCGCCTCCGACGAAAAAAATTTCTTATGCGCTCGAGTACGGCACGGCGGAAATCGAACTGCCGTTGGGAAAAGGCAACATTATGATCGTCGATGACGTTTTGGCGACGGGCGGTACATTGCAGGCCGCTATTGATTTGAGCCAATCCGCAGGTTACAACGTCGCTTCGGTGGCGGTTCTTGTGAATCTCACTTTTTTAAATCAGATGAAATTTAATAACGAAGAGGTATTTTCCCTTGTTCAATATTAA